A segment of the Pieris brassicae chromosome 10, ilPieBrab1.1, whole genome shotgun sequence genome:
GCTATTTGTTACTAGCTTattgaatgttattttttgcAGTGAGAGATTCAATCAACAAGATGACGAGAATAAGCCCGAAGAACGCAATAGGTTTCAAAAGTTTGACAGAAGAGAGAACCGAGGAGACAGACGTGACAATTGGGGGGACAAGAAGGAAAATTGGCATCAAAAGAGGGAGTTTAAAGACAGAGGAGATCGGGATTTAAGGGGTGAAAGAGGGGATAGGGGCGATAGAAGTGAAAGGGGAGATAGAGGTGAAAGGGCGGATAGAGGAGATAGAGGTGAAAGGGGTGATAGAGGAGACAGAGGTGAAAGAGGGGATAGAGGGGGCAGAGGTGAAAGGGGTGATAGAGAAAATAGAGGAGATCGATACGGGGGTAGAAGTAATTTCAATCCTAGAGATAGGGCGGATCGGTCTGATAGATCTTTTGGCTTCGATGATAAGCGATTTGAAAAGAGGTCGTACAACGATGATCGCACTGGCCGCGTGCCCTCGAAGAACCGTAGTTTTACCTTCAAGGAATTGACCGACCCAGTGTCTCTAGACACGCCATTCACTGAGCCGTCCGTAGAGATCGGTTCACAACAAGAGGTCTCCGTGACGTGGATTATATCACCCGAAAACTTCTATACCCAAATCCTGTCTTTGCAAGCGAAATTCCTCAAGATGATGCACAAAATACCGCAGCTGTACAAAGGTGTGAAGTCTTACACTGGAGATGTCCCCGTTGGAGCGTCAGTTTTGGCTCGTTATCCCACCGACGGCGTCCTCTATAGAGCCACCGTGGTCGGTGTCCAGCCGTTCTCGAAATTTATCGTTCGGTACGTCGATTTCGGGAACAAGCAGCTGGTCGACGCTAAAGACATCTGGCAGCTGGACAGAGAGTTGATGGAGCTTCCGAAAATGGCCGTTCATTGTTCCTTAGTGGGCGTGGCGCCTAATGATGGCGAATGGAAGGCGAATCCAGAGATAGATCTGTGTTTCAACGCTCCGAGATACCAGTGCATCTTCCAAGAGTTCGTTGATGAGCAATACAAAGTGTCTCTGTGGAATAATGGCGTTAGTATTGCTGATTCTCTAGTGGAAAAGGGTCTCGCGACGTTATCTGAACATCAGTCGTCTGTTACATTAAAAGGTACGTTAAAGTTtcttaatttgtatgtatgtatgtatgtgtttttCTATGGTATGGTTTTTACATATTGACGTAAGTATTATACAGGGCTGAGTACCAATGTACTGTCGGTCTTGGTGTGCATTtagcattcgctcgaacggcgaaggaaactatcgtgaggaaaccggcttgccttagacacaaaaagttgACGTCGTGTGTCAGGCCCAGGAGACTGCTCACCTACTTGCGTATTAGATTGAAatttgatcatgaaacagttacagaaatctgaggcctagacctaaaaaaggttgtagcaccaatgagtttaatttttttatactgaaAGTGTCGGGGTTGCTTGGTAGTAATTGCTTAATAGCTATAAGTGTGAATAGCGAACTTTTCTTCGTCTAAATTATTTCCTTAtgctaaataaaacaaaatcaagtTTTTGagttacacaaataaatatgcGAATCGTCCATCTTCGAGTTTTGAgcttaacaatatattttgagattcattttcatttatatatatagacagtaaaaaaaccttttattgCTGATTCAATGGCAATttccttaaattaattaataaaataccacaactaaattcatttaaaataataattttccacATATATCATATGACACGATTCACACGCGACCCTGGCCgacaaattaatgttaaaacgACAGCTTATTCTTAAGTCTTCATAATCTGATCCAATTATCAGCTAATCTGTTCCACTTATGTCTGAAAAATggtttaaaattgataatctTCTACGAGTCTACGTAATTATGACTAATAAAAACGAACAAAACgaggtattattatttaatcacacacatacatacgaacacaaaaatattatatttatgtgtttataTGTGTGAAAATCGCAGAGCATGCATGTACATCAACATATATGacacaacaaaattaaaacattgatGATTGACgacatattgtataaaatgaatacaaaaatctattcttatttattttatattaatataagcgGCATATAGCAAGATGCACAGATAAAATATCAACTGTATAGACATTTGGAATGGACCACGGCGAGAAGAGAGCGGCTCAAAAAATTGCATAGAAGATAATGAATCATTACCAtgaagcgaatggagaaagaaagatGGATAGAGAAATTTGGAAaactggaggaggccttcccCACTGAATGGTTTGATGGTGGTGGTGATCGATGTACTTAAAGAAGTTAGGATACTaggataacaaaaaaaaatctgtaataaaCATACAACATATGTAACATTTGAAAAGACTGAAAAAACCGggattcattattattatattatgttatgtttataatataaacaaatacttattaaattttatcgaTAGTTATTTGTGTTATCAACTGAGCCacagtattatattatttacgccGCGGTATCTTTTCAGACGAAGCGATAGATCTCACGATAATCGTGGGTCAACAGATACTGTGTCGTGTGACTCATGTAGAGTCGTACGACAAATTTTACGTACAGCTTGATTTGGACAAGGCCGACCTAGTTGAGAGTGCCATCGCGGACTTTGATGCTAACAAGGTAAGGTACACATTACATATATCACTGGCTTCAGCTtccgactctcatccctgaggtcgaatGGActctctatgtgcgcatttggcattcgttcgaacggtgatGCAAGacttcgtgaggaaaccgactcgcctttgacacaaaaagtcgacggcgtgcgtggCACAGAAGGAAGAtctgcttgcctattagattaacaaatgattgtGAGACAGATATAGAATCAGAAtacctgaggcccagatcaAAAAATGtggcgccactgattttttattactagctGGCCGGCGAAATACGTACCGCCTTAGTCAagcttgatatattttatttagtttacacGAAATTCATTCTGAATGTCATGACATAATAGTTGCCAAATATTTGGTTGCATTCATGATGCAACCAAATATTTGGCAACTATGTCCATACTTTttcatttctatatatatatttaaaatcgaCAATACGCCATTATCGTAATAGTTGTCGATTGCAAACCATTATTTAATAACCTTATTTAATTTGAGGGGAGAGATTCCGTATCGACGGAATGACATCATTCATCATCTTTGACAGTTACGAAATCCATGGACAGTATTGgaatttttgtctttttttttagttataagtGTACGAACAAACCCGACTTTGTTTTAAGTGTTAAGATTTTAGATTACTCTAAACACTTAACTTTGACCACGAATTTTGTGATTCTTGTCACTTAAACCGTCTTGGATAAAAAATTCCAATAAAAATACCAGAAAAttctattttctatataatattgtagagTTTCTTTAAAGTCTGGCAGTCTCAGGTATTACCCATTATAATAGgtaattgatattaaatgGTTGGttgctatatattttttccagcTTACACCCATTGCAGATAGAATAATGGACGGTATTCATTGTACTGTTAGACACGAGGGAAAAATATACAGGGCCATATTGGGCGATGTGTCAGATAGTACGTCTGTGGAGGCTGTGTTGCCAGATTACGGTAAAACCATTAGGACGTCAGCGGAtaatgtaagttttttttaatatatctgaAAACGTGTGTTGGTATCAGGAAGCCGTTATTAAGAGATAAGTTTCCGGAAGCCTATTCCAGTCAGTTGCTACTCGTTTTGGAAGTTCTTTAGGGAATTCGTATTATATTGAGTGGTCCTCGGTTTTATAGAACTACCCCTCAAACGTGTGTTCTCAGTTAAAATAAAGAGCTTCTTAATTCCTAGAACAATATAGTGGATAGTAAGGATTACAAAGGTttcaattagattttttttttcatattaagtaTCAAGTATTATCACTGTGTGGTTATAATGACGTGTCAGTTGTCAATATAAAAGGAATTAGAATTGGCATTGCGAACTCGAATCCAACTTTGAGTATCTTTCCAAAGTGCGATctatgactcccgtatgtcaacaTTTGACATATGACCATTTCAATTGGATTTGAAGTATTCCTATATGTCAATTGAATTAGACATATTCCcgtatttcagttttttttatattggatAATTACATCGAGTACCAACTCGATGAGGCGTGATgccgattttttttaaaattttattacattagttTAGATAAATATGGCTTCCTGAACTCTTCACCTATATTGGATAATCATTTTCCACAATATTTCCAGATAATGATCCTCCCACCCGAGCTGAGTGTGTATTACTACCAGTCCCTGCAATGTTCTCTCAACAACTACACAGCGGCCTCCAAAATACTTATGTCATTAGAGGAACTCAAGGCTCGACTCGTTGGGAATacgttcattatttatatcaatgaTGTTGATGGAATATggtatgattttttaatgatgAATTAAAGTATTTCTGTAAAAAGACATACatatcatttattactaacaaaacacacacagaaacacataaaataacaataatcaatgataaaaaagaaaaaaaatgagagataagaaaaacgtatttacattttttttaaatcggttgtctgtaaagtcgaCTTACTGACGGTAGTTGATCGTGACGACGTCATACAATATACTGATGGAATGGTTGCTTcttgaaaagaaaaaaataattttatttgtttgatagatattttgtatggatatagagaaagaggtaaatggaaatcacaattgaattgatcaagttacatttatttgtacgcataaatACAACCGATTGTGCCTCTTTGTCGCTCGTTCCGCGCTCTCGCTTGCACTTCAAGCCTTAAATGGAACGCCTCAGAGCGAGCGCCGCATAAGTCATGTTTTTTCGTGTGTGCtccaaatagctttaatccggttaaaaaattcttttctttcaaaatgttttataccaatttatatatttagaacacTTTTGCAGCCTCATATCAACTCTATACGAGCCGAAGACAGGTGAGAAGGTAGAAATTTTCGAACCCGACGAAGGCGCATACGACGAAGTAGTACCTCTATGTACTCGGGCTGTGTTTAACTACAACTTTGGAATGGCCTTCGTTTCTCATTTGGAGAACCTGAACGAGTTTTACCTGCAGCGGTCGTCGGATTCCGACAAGATCGCCCAGTTGTTGGGTCAGCTTTACAAGTTCTATGAAGAAGGTATGGGCTGTGACAGTATTGAATATGTTTTGATTGAACCTATGTCTCTTCATCGCAGCATAAATACCATTTGCCAGATAGAGACAAAAGACGTGTGCAATcagactgatttagtttttatgaatgaaGGGATTGTTTTTATTCAGTATTTGCCAGGACAACGCACATCCGTCCAAATGGGCGTATATTACATGTACATACGTAGTATACAGAGAAATTACCCAAATTGCTAAAACCAGATATATATCTCAAATtcaatagtaaatatattttaatttatatttattcttgaTCAAATTTCAAGTTCCCGTCATTATTAGGCTTATTGTATAAtagattatttgtttaaattgaaaataaactttactttACATATGGGATATCGGTAgctaataattatgaatatagtGTAATTCTGCATTTCTTTAGTTCAAAAAATCCTCTGTTTTAGGAACTCCCGAATCTCTTACAAGTTTCGAAGCCGACACTTTATGTGTGGCAAAATCTACAGACGGCAACTGGTACAGAGCGAACGTATTGAGTGCGACCGAAGCCGAGGCCAAAGTGCAGTTCACCGACTATGGCAACTCCGAAACTATTCAAAAACAGTTGATTAAGAAGCTGGATCCCGAGTTCTACGAGCCGTGTTGCCTGGCGTTGGTGGCGAGCCTGGGCCTCGTGGCTGTGCAAGACGACACTCTCGCCAAATTCCAAGAGTGGACAAACGAGAATGAAGTACAGGTCACTTTGGCTTTCGGCTCCGACGGCTGGCTCGCCAATTTGAATCTCGACGGGGTCGACTTATCCCTGAAACTCATAAATGAAAAGCTAGCGGCGCCTCAAGTGGAGACGGCCCCGGTCGAAGAAGTGCAACCCGTCCAGGAACCGGTTCAACCGGTCTCCCCCCCAGAAGGATGCACCCAAGTTTACATCAGTCATATCGACAGCCCTGGCCACTTCTGGCTTCAAATGGCAGACAAAGTCGACAAAATTGAAGAAATCCAGGCGGAACTGCAGGCCAATATCGAAAGCTACCCCGAAATCGAGAGTAGAGAAATCGGCACATTGTGCGTGGCGAAATATTCCGCTGATGACCAATGGTACCGAGCCGAAATACTCGACTCGGATTCCGACATCACCACTGTGAGGTTCGTCGACTATGGAAACACGGACGTTCTCGATAACCAACCCGGCCTCATTAAAGTTATACCGGAACAGTTGAAGGCGATCGAGCGATTCGCCATCAAATCGAGTGTCAACGCCGTCCCCACGGGAACCGGCCAATGGTCGGAGCCGTCTTCGGACCGCTTCACTCGACTCGTCGGCGATTTGTCGCTGCCGGTTGACGCGCTGATCGTTCTCAAAGACGTCACCACATACGTCGATATTTTCGTCAACGGCCAGAACATCACGGATAAACTAGTCTCCGACGGCCACGCGACGCGATCGGAGCAGACGGAGTGCGGCGATCTCCCGTCTTGCTTCGCCAGTCACGTCAACTCCCCTTCCGAGTTCTGGATCCAGTTGGAGACCGCCACCCCAGAGTTGCAAGCGATGGAAGCCGCAATGGTGGACGCGGAGAACTTCCCGCCACTCGAATCTAAAGAGGAGGGCCTCTTGTGCGCCGCTAAGTACCCGGAGGATGGAGCGTGGTACAGGGCCCAAGTCATAGTGGACGGCTCGGAAGGCACCGAAGTGCTCTTTATGGATTATGGGAATGCCTCCATGGCGAACGAGTTGCGCAGTCTTCCCGATGATCTCAAAACCAGACCGGCGCTATCGAGAAAATGCGCCTTACAGAAGCCGAGAGAAATCAAGTCCTGGTCGCGGCGATCGGAGATTAAGTTCAATGAATTGGCGGCAGAGGGCGCTACCATTTTCAACGTGCAATTCATAGCGTCGGGAGACATATCTATTATAGAATTGTTTTTGGAAGGAAAATCGGTCACCGAAGAATTGGTCGGCCTCTGTGAAGAGCAACCGGAGAGGCCGTCTCCTGTCGGACAGGACTTGCACAGTAACGGGAAGATTTGCTATGTGAATACGTTAAACGAATTCTACGTGCAGTTGGACGACTCTGGAACTAAACTGGACAAAGTGACGGAGAGCTTAGACGACGGAGCGACTTTCGAAGCCGCTCCCGAGTTAAAAGTTGGAACAGTTTGCGCCGCTTTCTGGGTGGAAGATGCGAAATGGTATCGAGCAAAAATTCTCGAGTTTTGCGACGTCGGCTACCACGTGCAGTTTATCGATTATGGAAATAAGTCTAAGTGCGACGATTTCCGGCAGCTGCCTGAAGATTTAACGACGATTGAGCCACTCGCTAAAAGCTGTCGCTTAGCCGGTCTCACCGACGAGTCGGCGACGGACGAAACCGCCAAAGCAAAACTAGAAGACTACGTCGTCGATCTAGCGACATTCCAAATCGAGTTTCTAGATAGTACTACCGAACCGTCCTTAGTGAAGTTACTACTTAATGGCGAAGATGTCGTATCTTTACTTTTTTGCgagaacaaaatcaaattacCCGTTACACCGGCGGCCGAAGAAACTGACGAGGCAGGTGATTCTGGGTCACCTCGAGCAGATTTAGATGAAAGTATGGATAGTGCAAAAACTGTAATTGAAAACAGTGTTGAAATTGACAAAGTAAATGAGTTTCCTGAAACGGATACTATACCGGAAACGATTTCTAACGAGGACATTGTTACCGACAAAACGAATGATATTTCCAAAGATAAAGATACAAACGGTTTAAACGTCAGCGAAACGTCAAaggaatttaatgaaaaaacttTAGAGCAAGAGGCGAAGGAAGAATGCAATAAAAAGCAAGAATCTCCTGAAAAGGCACAAACTGATGGTGCTCCTGTCGAGccttaaattaacatttagatGCGAAGCATTTGTATATAAGATTCGTTTCATACATAAGTAACTTTTAGATTTAGAGTATATAAAGAACCATTTGATATCTGACTGACTGCGTTATCTAATTGTGATATAAACTTATGGCAGTTAACTTTATTTGCgtttatattcttaaatacTAAAAGTATTTAGTATGCACCGTTTGCATActctttttgttatttaatgcGAGGatagaattttattgtttaagatTAAGAACATGTTATACCCGTGACGTTTTCGTGTCAATACTcattgtgttatttttatattcaaaatgtgTGCATATTGTTTCTGTACATTCCCAGTTTTATCTCCTCTGTGCCTCCTTAAAAcctcttttaaattatttaaaaaccaaaattaGTCACCTTTTGACAGATGTCTGTCACAGAACAGTGCTtcagttttatgaataagggtAGTGTTTAAGTTACAGCAGTAACGGCTGAAGTTTGTCCTTTTGTtgctttataaaaatgattatatatttgagtgttttatttattcaactcTGAAGGCCAATTAATATGCAATGTATGATAATTGCTTACTAGTACGACTATGCCTTCGGGGTTAACGTTCTTCATGTTATCAAAACCGCTTCATTTATCTGGCCGTCGTAAATGCATATAACCCAGTGATTCTAAGTTTGAACCCGGCGAAACCTAGccgtaaatatttatcaatgaaACGAATGCATGAATTCATCAAAAATGTGTATTAGAAAAAAAGACAATGCACTGTACGCGTATTAATTTACACGATATTATTGCCTTAACTGAAATCAACCTTAccggaaataaatatatctatctcATTCGGTAATATTCtagttattaaatgaaatacagACTTaatggtatattttatttacatacttatttaagaaatttaaattaaagcatTATTCTCCTAACAAAACAAtggtttaaaacatttttttaattattaaagtacaatGTGTCCTGACCAAGgaggttttaatttaatttaaaatttaatagaccAATAACAGGCTTTTCCGATTTTGGCGCTATTTCGTACGAATACGAATTtgagtaatattttgttgaataAAACTTTAGTAGCAAAAATGTCAAGCAACACCGAGGCTACtgatgaaaatttaattccaCCTGACATTCTAGAAACAGCTACGAATAGTCTTTTGCCAGAAAAATCAAGAAAAGCGTACGACAATGTTACCAAGACTTTATGACttgaaaaattaacaaaaaggcTAACTCATTTTCCGAAAACGTCTTGTTAGCCTACTTTCAAGGGTTATCGGATAAATTTAAGTGTTCGTCCTTATGTTCTAAATATTCTATGATTAAAAGTACACTGAGTAAGTATATACAacgattatatatttatattaccaaATATTCAAAACGTGTATCATTTCTGAAACGTAAATCACAAGGATATAAAGGGAAGCAAGCCAAGACATTTTcagttaaacattttatatttcactgaatatttttttaaatgaagcgatcgataaattatatttttcaacgaAGATATGAagtattgatttatttgatgaataaataaaagttaaatagaatatattagtTAGTAAACGCCATCTCACTAAGTAATGGCTTTATACATAGATATTTACTAGCTTCATATTACTTAAgaacttataatattgttacagaTTGCACTAATATTTGGAATAATGCCAAAGACAggaattatataacattaaatttaaagacgTCGAAGTTTTTGAATCATCAATTAGTTAATATTTGgaacacaaaaaacaaaatagacCTATCTTTTACCATAACGGTCAAATATTACCAAATATGTAAACAATACAACAACAACTGTGACCTAATTTATGTAACAATCCTTGCTTCTTTTTGAATTACATTTCTGGGAAATGCACCTAACAAAGAGTTGGTATTAACAAATTTGGAATGTTGCACGGGATACTGCTTCTGCGACCTTACTTATCCATGCTGGCGGAGACATAACAGCACTAAAGCGTCACGGAGGGTGGAAGTCAACAACAGCTGCAGAAGGCTACATAGACGATTCTATAACTAACAAAATCTTAGTATCCAGTTCGATACTCAATTccgtagaaaataataaaaatgaaattaatataaacgttCCATTGTCAACTCCGACAACGACTAGCTTGTATAACGCCACCCAGTCTGTTATTCAGTTCAGTTTCATAATTGCTATATTCAAAatctgaataattattataataaattatttgtttttttatattgcattttatttaatgaattgaATGCTACCTATAGCCATGAGTTTAAATAGTGTATGCAACTGCATATAATTAGGTATTAAAACACTTGtgtaatcttatttttaaactacacTCATGTTTTAATAGCCTCTATAATATGACAGTTGCACAAACTGTCGCGTCCTATTTTTCGCCAGAGTTCATTTTAGGTTATttcaaaatagtaaaataaaacaacgatttaaatagaaattataatcTGACAAAAATTGTGTCAAACAATACACAAACatacgaaaaatatttacaatatttgtgaaccacttaaaaatatgaaaagtaCTACACCTGGtacattaaactaaaaaaaatacagcaattacaaaacttttaatcaataaaaactaaCTTCTGATCTAACGGCTCTAATCTAATCTCAGCTTTATACATTTTGAGAAAAAAGACGGTAACACACGGATTGTTTTAAGGACTACCCACAACACATACcatgaatttgtttattatttttgtatagaaaagGATAACgttgtatattgttttaatcttaatctatactaatattaaattctagTGAGTATAAGTAGTGTGTTTGTTTACGTATCGGACATACGCGTATAGCATATTCATGGTACGAGTCGATGGATTGTATGTAATTTCTTAAACGGATATACACGCAACTTTGAAAACTTAATTCGCGTTTATATCCGAcaaacaatactttattaaagtGTAGTACTCGAgtaaaccaaagacaataccgAATAGAAAGGAAATTACCAGATTATTTCTGGATATTTAACCTGTcaacagaaataaaaacagcAAAACGCTATCCTCAAATTATTTTTCCGGTATTAAGCCAAGGATGTTAAAGTCTTTGTTGTCGTCACTTTTTTCTAACACTAGTCCCTTTTCATTCGCCAAATGTAGTACTGATAATAATGCAAGCGGTACGCTGAGAGATTCGCGCAtattgtttgataattttgcGGGTAGTTTCGAATATAGGGAGAAGAAGGTAGTTTCGGAGACATCTTCCTTTTCGCCGGTCGGCGTTTGATGCGTCAGCATTTTCCACGTACagtgttttaattgtttcatgTCGACTTTTTTCGCTCTCATTGCGTAGGGTATGAAGATTTTTGGTATCTGAAATTTAACAGAAATCACAGTTATCATAGACAGACAATTTGTGGACAAACATACAagttaaacttttattaaaagacgTTTTCAAGAACACTtataatatacctaataatataagataatataaaacatttatgcaATACCTTCATGGGTGGTTCGAGCATTTCCCCAAGTTCCCCATTGTCCTCGAAGGGAGCCTGCGCGTGAGGACTGCCCGCCGCTAAGCCATCTTCGTTTCCCCATTCATTGGTttcctgaaaataataatattttatgaaccTGAATATGCAATAACTTttcgaacatttaaaaattatttaaatacattagtctttcgtctctttcttcTTTCCATCAAATTGTGTTTCGCTATGATAAGATAAGAGACAGACAAGtagtttagttaattataaggAATAAATCAGATCGATCGATGttcttatgaataaaaagttaCATGTGTAACAGTATTGtcatttgttaacatagcttttacacattgaaaacactttttaaccggatcgaaatatcaactccggggaaataaatacagataatacaactttctctacagctgtgttACTTTTTGTCTTTCCCCACCACCACCTTTACAAACTACAccttacaaacaaataaatacttctattaaaaatatacagcaCTCCGATattctgtaatttttaatagaagtatttatttgtttaatacttCATTGCGTTACAAAACCAGTACAATGCTAacacgtaatttttttaaggcaaCGGGTGGTCTCGTCGCTTTCAAGCGACCTCTTTCAGGCAACTCGAGTTGTAAAATTTCATTatgaaattacattttactaCGCATCATACTATCACATCTTAAATTATCATACTTAATACAACTAATACGtgaagttattaattaaacaaattaaatatataaaaattgtacgTAAACAGCAATTCTAATATCTTACGGGCACAGCCTGAGTGCAGTACGAG
Coding sequences within it:
- the LOC123714891 gene encoding maternal protein tudor-like isoform X1, whose product is MALPPDVQRSFRLFVTHVDGEGFFLKISGQLDQQSSLMIESLLKLAVENLESGIGAVPPGTPVPEGVVCAAKYKDGIYYRAKIISIKNIANGLVGVHFIDYGNKDTISLSTIRYLNKYDPMLLQIPGQASDYYLSRLIHESGRWDDSLLLKLQSLLCYAEYPATIDATTRTIPVISIQFKGNDLSSHLVSNKFGMALPIEKQEFLLLQVAENPLIPNWSPTIMNDSPAYPEHVPFLLNQNFPNPATAMRQNTSVSYSTIPPPSMVAQRLLVNRASRNTVNLKAPIRQPHQPYSPAPAAVSSTSAPMSLSKSPPSPKKSNTYKSRLLEINSTHKVFVSYAEEGPELFAVQLAVDANKLQEMMDDINRRPHSSLTEPPMIGTVCLGRMSGDRVICRAIVMNLSGSQCKLFFVDFGDTEMVSYYDIFDIPEEFVKPNVFAMRFCLSGVKKLEKGLHLNEAFKQLLNGKLMTLRVVAPEGPPLIQYGELYLDNRNVLDLLMANMKDKLQFKWLDALPQNSKQSVLVSYVDSCIKFYIQLSDNIDTLNAVMEAVKIHCENTSTPGPLPIGSVCCARFPEDANWYRAMVRDTKGERIIVAYVDYGNEQEVAVADIRTITPDLIQLPAQAMKCALKGYEDKAVESKTSNQLEMLALEKTLMVHVVGMYSHDTMLVTLVDDTVSPPLDIARRMNQLSQPRSTGNVEKVSPLIRKEAPEFSSPEGSVPDDGRKKSFRREKSFKEERKRDGDEEFGQRGSSFRGRDQKDGFDRYGSGRFGDKLSKPDRGDRRGGRRENQFSPQPASTEESWEDSSTPSVQSPPLRQNRENHRDKRKSRPDERQKGPKKESSVGRRLRQATEVAQAHKNVQDRLKRERFNQQDDENKPEERNRFQKFDRRENRGDRRDNWGDKKENWHQKREFKDRGDRDLRGERGDRGDRSERGDRGERADRGDRGERGDRGDRGERGDRGGRGERGDRENRGDRYGGRSNFNPRDRADRSDRSFGFDDKRFEKRSYNDDRTGRVPSKNRSFTFKELTDPVSLDTPFTEPSVEIGSQQEVSVTWIISPENFYTQILSLQAKFLKMMHKIPQLYKGVKSYTGDVPVGASVLARYPTDGVLYRATVVGVQPFSKFIVRYVDFGNKQLVDAKDIWQLDRELMELPKMAVHCSLVGVAPNDGEWKANPEIDLCFNAPRYQCIFQEFVDEQYKVSLWNNGVSIADSLVEKGLATLSEHQSSVTLKDEAIDLTIIVGQQILCRVTHVESYDKFYVQLDLDKADLVESAIADFDANKLTPIADRIMDGIHCTVRHEGKIYRAILGDVSDSTSVEAVLPDYGKTIRTSADNIMILPPELSVYYYQSLQCSLNNYTAASKILMSLEELKARLVGNTFIIYINDVDGICLISTLYEPKTGEKVEIFEPDEGAYDEVVPLCTRAVFNYNFGMAFVSHLENLNEFYLQRSSDSDKIAQLLGQLYKFYEEGTPESLTSFEADTLCVAKSTDGNWYRANVLSATEAEAKVQFTDYGNSETIQKQLIKKLDPEFYEPCCLALVASLGLVAVQDDTLAKFQEWTNENEVQVTLAFGSDGWLANLNLDGVDLSLKLINEKLAAPQVETAPVEEVQPVQEPVQPVSPPEGCTQVYISHIDSPGHFWLQMADKVDKIEEIQAELQANIESYPEIESREIGTLCVAKYSADDQWYRAEILDSDSDITTVRFVDYGNTDVLDNQPGLIKVIPEQLKAIERFAIKSSVNAVPTGTGQWSEPSSDRFTRLVGDLSLPVDALIVLKDVTTYVDIFVNGQNITDKLVSDGHATRSEQTECGDLPSCFASHVNSPSEFWIQLETATPELQAMEAAMVDAENFPPLESKEEGLLCAAKYPEDGAWYRAQVIVDGSEGTEVLFMDYGNASMANELRSLPDDLKTRPALSRKCALQKPREIKSWSRRSEIKFNELAAEGATIFNVQFIASGDISIIELFLEGKSVTEELVGLCEEQPERPSPVGQDLHSNGKICYVNTLNEFYVQLDDSGTKLDKVTESLDDGATFEAAPELKVGTVCAAFWVEDAKWYRAKILEFCDVGYHVQFIDYGNKSKCDDFRQLPEDLTTIEPLAKSCRLAGLTDESATDETAKAKLEDYVVDLATFQIEFLDSTTEPSLVKLLLNGEDVVSLLFCENKIKLPVTPAAEETDEAGDSGSPRADLDESMDSAKTVIENSVEIDKVNEFPETDTIPETISNEDIVTDKTNDISKDKDTNGLNVSETSKEFNEKTLEQEAKEECNKKQESPEKAQTDGAPVEP